A window of Onychostoma macrolepis isolate SWU-2019 chromosome 01, ASM1243209v1, whole genome shotgun sequence contains these coding sequences:
- the LOC131544493 gene encoding polymeric immunoglobulin receptor-like isoform X2, with protein MKILLIFFTFYLISDAVRCFSVTGYSGGSLLVDSGKLWFTDSAKNMYKLREWRRIKNDGRLLIFHNNKGNLLIFIRELNQQDAGRYRIGVSGMRPEYLNLIVLEDLCCGMSKIIVNRGDNVMISCKYSEKHKNHPKIMFKKEKASIELIYTTETWENKKELSFSNDSEENLFSVRITAVTPDDGGVYLCGVWINRHSYSYSIINTVNLHIVDKYKSATFRVSGYSGGRLMIKCEHPQYKTKPKYICKESAGCSERKNPGVQDEWMENEDVSLYDDTRAGILMVFFRELKAADAGTYRCGVKVSDYTESFTQLQLSVKHAAKYPKRVTESAPFGEEVNISCQIPEEHKVHFCKEDDNYICQNISSSKVTQMSGSSERNEERVFTVSISNVSVRDAGVYWCGAETRDTYLTFISLTTEIQLNLIMAPVVRHEGESAEIICPYDSIYKSNTKSLCKGKCSTRDKNPLSETVREEKDTKTDRLTLKDNVTASVFTGTITGLTAEDAGKYWCAVTLETDLNYLYTHLMVIMNEELNLTKYEGDDVSIQCKHHDEDQKSFCKAHEASMCVKDGVSLETIRDDRFSFSDEASTGVFTVNITDLREEDSGIYWCGAHVMSKVHLNVKRDFSMIIIISVCEILLLIGGFTLTVWKLRHKRQDPGPVQINTHDDLLTIPSDGLLYAAVSFQKHEKSLSDATIRFKAEDEH; from the exons ATGAAGATCCTCCTCATCTTCTTCACTTTCTACCTGATCTCAG ATGCAGTGAGATGCTTTAGCGTCACTGGATATTCTGGAGGAAGCCTTCTGGTTGATTCTGGGAAACTTTGGTTCACTGATTCTGCTAAGAACATGTATAAGTTACGTGAATGGAGAAGAATAAAAAATGATGGAAGAttattaatttttcacaataacaAGGGAAACCTCTTGATCTTCATCAGAGAACTGAACCAACAGGATGCTGGAAGATACAGGATTGGGGTTTCTGGCATGAGGCCtgaatatttgaatttaattgtGTTAGAGG ATTTGTGTTGTGGGATGTCAAAGATAATTGTGAATCGTGGAGATAATGTCATGATCAGCTGCAAATATTCAGAGAAACACAAAAATCATCCCAAAATCAtgttcaaaaaagaaaaagcctcCATTGAGTTGATTTACACCACTGAGACATGGGAGAATAAAAAAGAATTGAGTTTTTCCAATGACAGTGAAGAAAACCTCTTCAGTGTGAGAATCACTGCTGTGACACCAGATGATGGAGGAGTTTATTTATGTGGAGTTTGGATCAACAGACACTCGTACAGTTACTCCATTATTAATACTGTTAATCTACATATTGTTGATAAGTATAAATCGGCTACATTTAGAGTGAGTGGCTACTCAGGAGGTCGTCTGATGATCAAGTGTGAACATCCTCAATACAAAACCAAGCCAAAATACATCTGTAAAGAATCAGCTGGATGTTCAGAGAGGAAGAATCCAGGAGTTCaggatgaatggatggagaATGAAGATGTTTCTTTATATGACGACACCAGAGCAGGAATCTTGATGGTGTTTTTTAGAGAGCTGAAAGCTGCAGATGCAGGAACATACAGGTGTGGAGTGAAAGTATCCGACTATACTGAGAGCTTCACTCAACTTCAGCTGAGCGTCAAACATG CTGCAAAATATCCAAAGAGAGTGACAGAATCTGCTCCTTTTGGTGAAGAAGTCAACATTAGCTGTCAGATCCCAGAGGAACATAAAGTTCATTTCTGCAAAGAGGATGATAATTACATCTGTCAGAACatcagctcatctaaagtgacaCAAATGAGTGGTTCATCTGAGAGAAATGAAGAGAGAGTTTTTACAGTGAGTATCAGTAATGTGAGCGTGAGAGATGCTGGAGTTTACTGGTGTGGAGCAGAAACCAGAGACACATATTTGACTTTCATCTCCCTGACCACGGAAATACAGCTCAACCTCATCA tgGCTCCAGTAGTGAGACATGAAGGAGAATCTGCTGAGATCATCTGTCCTTATGATTCAATCTATAAATCAAACACAAAGTCTCTCTGTAAGGGGAAGTGCTCCACTAGAGACAAAAATCCTCTCAGTGAGACTGTGAGAGAAGAGAAAGATACCAAGACTGACAGACTGACTCTGAAAGATAATGTCACTGCAAGTGTCTTCACTGGGACCATCACTGGACTGACAGCAGAGGATGCTGGGAAATACTGGTGTGCAGTGACATTAGAAACAGACCTCAATTATCTTTACACTCATCTGATGGTCATCATGAACGAGG AGCTGAACTTGACTAAGTATGAAGGAGACGACGTGTCAATCCAGTGCAAACATCATGATGAAGATCAGAAAAGCTTCTGCAAAGCACATGAAGCCTCCATGTGTGTGAAGGATGGAGTTTCATTGGAGACCATCAGAGATGATCGATTCTCTTTCAGTGATGAAGCATCTACTGGAGTCTTTACTGTGAACATCACTGATCTGAGAGAAGAGGATTCTGGGATATACTGGTGTGGCGCTCACGTCATGTCTAAAGTGCATTTAAATGTCAAAAGGg ATTTCTCTATGATCATCATTATTAGTGTGTGTGAGATTCTGCTGCTGATCGGAGGATTCACTCTGACTGTGTGGAAATTAAGACACAAGAGACaag ATCCAGGACCAGTACAAATTAACACTCATGATGATCTACTCACAATCCCCTCTGATGGGCTCCTGTACGCTGCTGTCAGTTTCCAGAAGCATGAAAAGTCTCTCAGTGACGCTACAATCAGATTCA Aggcagaagatgaacattga
- the LOC131544493 gene encoding polymeric immunoglobulin receptor-like isoform X1 → MKILLIFFTFYLISDAVRCFSVTGYSGGSLLVDSGKLWFTDSAKNMYKLREWRRIKNDGRLLIFHNNKGNLLIFIRELNQQDAGRYRIGVSGMRPEYLNLIVLEDLCCGMSKIIVNRGDNVMISCKYSEKHKNHPKIMFKKEKASIELIYTTETWENKKELSFSNDSEENLFSVRITAVTPDDGGVYLCGVWINRHSYSYSIINTVNLHIVDKYKSATFRVSGYSGGRLMIKCEHPQYKTKPKYICKESAGCSERKNPGVQDEWMENEDVSLYDDTRAGILMVFFRELKAADAGTYRCGVKVSDYTESFTQLQLSVKHAAKYPKRVTESAPFGEEVNISCQIPEEHKVHFCKEDDNYICQNISSSKVTQMSGSSERNEERVFTVSISNVSVRDAGVYWCGAETRDTYLTFISLTTEIQLNLIMAPVVRHEGESAEIICPYDSIYKSNTKSLCKGKCSTRDKNPLSETVREEKDTKTDRLTLKDNVTASVFTGTITGLTAEDAGKYWCAVTLETDLNYLYTHLMVIMNEELNLTKYEGDDVSIQCKHHDEDQKSFCKAHEASMCVKDGVSLETIRDDRFSFSDEASTGVFTVNITDLREEDSGIYWCGAHVMSKVHLNVKRDFSMIIIISVCEILLLIGGFTLTVWKLRHKRQDPGPVQINTHDDLLTIPSDGLLYAAVSFQKHEKSLSDATIRFSKNEIHSDYTTVSYSMRLN, encoded by the exons ATGAAGATCCTCCTCATCTTCTTCACTTTCTACCTGATCTCAG ATGCAGTGAGATGCTTTAGCGTCACTGGATATTCTGGAGGAAGCCTTCTGGTTGATTCTGGGAAACTTTGGTTCACTGATTCTGCTAAGAACATGTATAAGTTACGTGAATGGAGAAGAATAAAAAATGATGGAAGAttattaatttttcacaataacaAGGGAAACCTCTTGATCTTCATCAGAGAACTGAACCAACAGGATGCTGGAAGATACAGGATTGGGGTTTCTGGCATGAGGCCtgaatatttgaatttaattgtGTTAGAGG ATTTGTGTTGTGGGATGTCAAAGATAATTGTGAATCGTGGAGATAATGTCATGATCAGCTGCAAATATTCAGAGAAACACAAAAATCATCCCAAAATCAtgttcaaaaaagaaaaagcctcCATTGAGTTGATTTACACCACTGAGACATGGGAGAATAAAAAAGAATTGAGTTTTTCCAATGACAGTGAAGAAAACCTCTTCAGTGTGAGAATCACTGCTGTGACACCAGATGATGGAGGAGTTTATTTATGTGGAGTTTGGATCAACAGACACTCGTACAGTTACTCCATTATTAATACTGTTAATCTACATATTGTTGATAAGTATAAATCGGCTACATTTAGAGTGAGTGGCTACTCAGGAGGTCGTCTGATGATCAAGTGTGAACATCCTCAATACAAAACCAAGCCAAAATACATCTGTAAAGAATCAGCTGGATGTTCAGAGAGGAAGAATCCAGGAGTTCaggatgaatggatggagaATGAAGATGTTTCTTTATATGACGACACCAGAGCAGGAATCTTGATGGTGTTTTTTAGAGAGCTGAAAGCTGCAGATGCAGGAACATACAGGTGTGGAGTGAAAGTATCCGACTATACTGAGAGCTTCACTCAACTTCAGCTGAGCGTCAAACATG CTGCAAAATATCCAAAGAGAGTGACAGAATCTGCTCCTTTTGGTGAAGAAGTCAACATTAGCTGTCAGATCCCAGAGGAACATAAAGTTCATTTCTGCAAAGAGGATGATAATTACATCTGTCAGAACatcagctcatctaaagtgacaCAAATGAGTGGTTCATCTGAGAGAAATGAAGAGAGAGTTTTTACAGTGAGTATCAGTAATGTGAGCGTGAGAGATGCTGGAGTTTACTGGTGTGGAGCAGAAACCAGAGACACATATTTGACTTTCATCTCCCTGACCACGGAAATACAGCTCAACCTCATCA tgGCTCCAGTAGTGAGACATGAAGGAGAATCTGCTGAGATCATCTGTCCTTATGATTCAATCTATAAATCAAACACAAAGTCTCTCTGTAAGGGGAAGTGCTCCACTAGAGACAAAAATCCTCTCAGTGAGACTGTGAGAGAAGAGAAAGATACCAAGACTGACAGACTGACTCTGAAAGATAATGTCACTGCAAGTGTCTTCACTGGGACCATCACTGGACTGACAGCAGAGGATGCTGGGAAATACTGGTGTGCAGTGACATTAGAAACAGACCTCAATTATCTTTACACTCATCTGATGGTCATCATGAACGAGG AGCTGAACTTGACTAAGTATGAAGGAGACGACGTGTCAATCCAGTGCAAACATCATGATGAAGATCAGAAAAGCTTCTGCAAAGCACATGAAGCCTCCATGTGTGTGAAGGATGGAGTTTCATTGGAGACCATCAGAGATGATCGATTCTCTTTCAGTGATGAAGCATCTACTGGAGTCTTTACTGTGAACATCACTGATCTGAGAGAAGAGGATTCTGGGATATACTGGTGTGGCGCTCACGTCATGTCTAAAGTGCATTTAAATGTCAAAAGGg ATTTCTCTATGATCATCATTATTAGTGTGTGTGAGATTCTGCTGCTGATCGGAGGATTCACTCTGACTGTGTGGAAATTAAGACACAAGAGACaag ATCCAGGACCAGTACAAATTAACACTCATGATGATCTACTCACAATCCCCTCTGATGGGCTCCTGTACGCTGCTGTCAGTTTCCAGAAGCATGAAAAGTCTCTCAGTGACGCTACAATCAGATTCAGTAAGAATGAGATTCACTCTGATTACACCACAGTCAGTTACAGCATGAGACTCAACTAA